The Zingiber officinale cultivar Zhangliang chromosome 9A, Zo_v1.1, whole genome shotgun sequence genome window below encodes:
- the LOC122020498 gene encoding DDB1- and CUL4-associated factor homolog 1-like isoform X2: MAEERAAAAAVAVAAAAADTPAEAPKVDGKEDEAILARAQKLISKIVETQVNPNPRHLHALATILEAQESRYLEETANSPFNNIRSSHNIGRLGNLVQESDEFYDLISTKFLTESVYSLSIRAAAARLLISCSSCWMYPHVFEDAVLDNVKSWVIMDMVVSDDNCIWKRELGEDKPTDSEMLRTYSTGLLALSLASQVVEDMLTSELSTKLMRYLRTRHFGDSNSCTAETNHPSSSSSIRARDEARGRSRLGSSRIGDRKLSANPDTDRDDVIKQGQGDHSWGDGSESQKSVLTDSSSELVSANNLIEESPGATADGRQKINSGPINSKSECSPGSSALCVDADDKGVNGTCIVNHGLPKSEVNARITEVTPENENSPSPSCGAHLEGISRPSRERNFSQQDDNGNVVIAKDNSDMLDCNDSIIEEDNDERLQDCIVGKRDISNMVKKALRAAEAEARTANAPIEAIKAAGDAAAELVKTAAIEAWKNTNDEEAAVLAASQAASTVVEAALTTEISRNASRVTNEIMEKPLEAKEEVDRENFTIWETEHLARLRDKYSIQCLEYLGEYVEALGPILHEKGVDVCLALLQRSCRDREASSELLLLPEVLKLICALAAHRKFAALFVDRGGIQKLLSVRRDIHTFFGLSSCLFTIGSLQAIMERVCALPSAVVHQVVELALQLLECAQDLARKNAAIFFAAAFVFRAILDSFDSQEGLQKMLNILHTASSVRSGGNSGALGVPNASARNDRSPGEVLTSSEKQIAYHTCVALRQYFRAHLILLVDSLRPNKSSRGIARSNSNARAAYKPLDISNEAMDSVFLQIQRDRKLGPTFVRTRWAVVDKFLAFNGHITMLELCLAPSVDRYLHDLAQYALGVLHIVTLVKDSRKLIINASLNNNRVGMSVILDAANGVGYVDPEVIHPALNVLVNLVCPPPSISNKPSVAAQGQQPVSAQTWNGPSENREKHYERNNSDNVAAFAVQNETRERNAEPGSSSNTPAPSMSAGVVGDRRISLGSGYGSAGLAAQLEQGYHQAREAVRANNGIKILLHLLNPRMITPAAALDCIRALACRVLLGLARDESIAHILTNLQVGKKLSELIRDLSSQVSGTGQSRWQSELIQVSVELIAIVTNSGRASTLAATDAAAPTLRRFERAAIAAATPITYHSRELLLLIHEHLLASGLTATAALLQKEADLTPLPSLGAPAPPLHQTNIQETMSVQFLWPSGRAPGGFLVDFTKIASQDDESCLKSNLAFSSLKRKQSRYASKSSHGKGQLSSHASSNARASSLSKATALCSGAETPSVSFPKATSETEVPLRTPICLPMKRKHLELKNSSDATPAKRLAIMDPSSQSPLFQTPYSCRKNFLPMDTGSLSPFVYQSPGEPFSRTSFNNIIGDTPDDIRCQITPGMPLTSIPQPGLLGNSQLGNTERMTLDSLVVQYLKHQHRQCPAPITTLPPLPLLQPHICPEPSHSLRAPANVTARVSNREFRKQYGGVYAHRNDRQYIYSRYRHCRTCRDETTLLTSLTFLGDSSRIATGSHSGELKIFDSNSGNLLESQTCHQSSITLLQSALSGGNHLVLSSSFHDVKLWDASSILGDPLHTFASCKAARFSHLGTSFAALSSEASRREVFLYDVQTFTQELKLSDNRSFQSGTVRGHAQSLIHFSPMDTMLLWNGTLWDRRTSHAIHRFEQFTDYGGGGFHPAGNEVIINSEVWDLRKFKLLRTVPSLDQTVITFNGGGDVIYAILRRNVEEITSAINARRVRHPLFPAFRTIDAVNYLDIATVQVDRCVLDFATDPTDSFVGVIAMDDHEEMFSSARVYEVGRKRATDDDSDPDDGGESDEDEDENEESDDVDIDSIFEADLAGEGDSSDDLSNEDDEDGDSADDLDEDGDVNYDDLDDFEAAQGMLEIMAVGDEDADVDDDSEVLESLSSYEEGDFA; encoded by the exons ATGGCGGAGGAGCGGGCGGCAGCGGCTGCGGTCGCGGTTGCGGCGGCAGCAGCGGATACGCCTGCGGAAGCGCCTAAGGTGGACGGGAAGGAGGACGAGGCGATCCTCGCTCGAGCGCAGAAGCTGATATCCAAGATTGTCGAGACGCAGGTCAACCCCAACCCTAGGCACCTCCATGCGCTGGCCACGATTCTCGAGGCCCAGGAATCCAG ATATCTTGAGGAAACTGCAAATTCACCTTTCAACAACATTAGGTCATCTCACAACATTGGAAGGTTGGGTAACTTAGTTCAG GAGAGTGATGAATTTTATGACTTAATATCAACCAAATTCTTAACGGAAAGTGTATATTCGCTGAGTATACGTGCTGCTGCTGCTAGGTTGTTAATTAGCTGTTCTTCCTGTTGGATG TATCCACATGTTTTTGAGGATGCAGTGCTTGACAATGTCAAAAGTTGGGTCATTATGGATATGGTAGTTTCTGATGATAACTGCATTTGGAAACGTGAACTGGGAGAGGATAAGCCAACTGATTCTGAGATGCTGAGGACTTATTCTACTggacttcttgctttatctttggcTAG TCAGGTAGTGGAAGATATGCTGACATCGGAATTGTCAACAAAGCTCATGCGATATCTGCGCACGCGACACTTTGGCGACTCTAACTCTTGTACTGCTGAGACTAACCATCCTTCATCTTCTAGTTCCATCAGAGCAAGAGATGAAGCTAGAGGTAGATCTCGCTTGGGGAGTTCAAGGATTGGTGACCGGAAGCTATCAGCTAATCCAGATACTGATAGGGACGATGTTATTAAACAAGGTCAAGGAGATCATTCTTGGGGAGATGGAAGTGAGTCACAGAAATCTGTACTAACTGATTCTTCATCAGAGTTGGTCAGTGCAAACAATTTGATTGAGGAATCTCCAGGTGCTACTGCTGATGGAAGGCAGAAGATAAATTCAGGGCCTATAAATTCAAAATCTGAGTGTTCTCCTGGATCATCTGCCCTATGCGTTGATGCTGATGATAAGGGTGTGAATGGAACTTGTATAGTAAACCATGGATTGCCAAAGAGTGAAGTTAATGCAAGGATTACTGAAGTTActccagaaaatgaaaacagtCCATCTCCATCTTGTGGAGCACACTTAGAAGGAATAAGTCGACCTTCTAGGGAAAGAAACTTCAGTCAACAGGATGACAATGGAAATGTAGTTATTGCAAAAGATAACTCAGACATGCTTGACTGCAATGATTCCATCATTGAAGAGGATAATGATGAACGATTACAAGATTGTATTGTTGGCAAAAGGGACATATCTAACATGGTGAAAAAAGCATTAAGAGctgctgaagctgaagccagaacgGCTAATGCTCCTATAGAAGCTATAAAAGCAGCTGGTGATGCAGCGGCTGAACTTGTCAAGACTGCTGCTATAGAG GCGTGGAAAAACACAAATGATGAAGAAGCTGCAGTTCTGGCTGCATCTCAAGCTGCATCTACTGTTGTTGAGGCTGCTTTGACGACTGAGATTTCACG GAATGCGAGTCGAGTAACCAATGAAATTATGGAAAAGCCTCTTGAAGCCAAAGAGGAGGTTGATAGAGAAAATTTCACTATATGGGAGACTGAGCATCTTGCAAGGCTGAGAGACAAATACTCCATTCAGTGCCTTGAATATTTGGGGGAATATGTTGAAGCTCTAGGACCCATTCTACATGAAAAGGGTGTAGATGTCTGCCTTGCACTCTTACAACGCAGCTGTAGAGATCGTGAAGCTTCTTCTGAACTCCTATTGCTGCCTGAAGTCCTCAAGCTGATATGTGCCTTGGCTGCACACAGGAAATTTGCTGCCTTATTTGTTGATCGGGGAGGAATACAGAAACTTCTCTCTGTTCGCAGGGATATACATACATTTTTTGGTCTTTCTTCATGTTTGTTTACCATTGGTTCCCTTCAG GCTATTATGGAACGTGTTTGTGCTCTGCCGTCCGCTGTGGTGCATCAGGTGGTTGAGTTAGCTCTTCAGCTACTGGAATGTGCTCAAGATCTAGCAAGGAAAAATGCAGCTATATTTTTTGCTGCTGCATTTGTCTTCAGAGCAATTCTGGATTCCTTTGATTCACAAGAAGGCCTTCAGAAAATGTTAAATATTTTGCATACTGCATCATCTGTTAGATCTGGTGGGAACTCTGGTGCTTTAGGTGTACCTAATGCATCTGCAAGAAATGATCGATCACCTGGTGAAGTACTGACTTCATCAGAAAAGCAGATTGCTTATCACACTTGTGTTGCACTGCGTCAGTATTTTAGGGCCCATCTTATTCTTCTTGTGGATTCACTTCGCCCAAATAAAAGTAGTCGAGGTATAGCCAGAAGTAACTCAAATGCGAGGGCTGCTTATAAGCCACTTGACATCAGCAACGAAGCCATGGATTCTGTTTTTCTTCAAATACAGCGTGACAGAAAGCTTGGCCCTACATTTGTTAGGACCCGTTGGGCAGTTGTGGATAAGTTCTTAGCCTTTAATGGCCATATAACAATGTTAGAGTTGTGTCTG GCCCCATCTGTTGATCGGTATCTTCATGATTTGGCTCAATATGCATTAGGTGTTCTCCATATTGTCACTTTGGTAAAAGATAGTCGTAAACTAATCATAAATGCTTCTTTGAACAATAACCGAGTGGGCATGTCAGTTATTCTTGATGCAGCTAATGGTGTTGGTTATGTTGATCCTGAG GTGATTCATCCAGCCTTGAATGTGTTAGTAAATCTTGTATGTCCACCTCCTTCAATCAGCAACAAACCTTCTGTGGCAGCCCAAGGTCAGCAGCCTGTTTCAGCTCAAACATGGAATGGTCCTTCAGAAAATAGAGAGAAACATTATGAAAGAAATAATTCAGACAATGTTGCTGCATTTGCTGTCCAGAATGAGACGCGGGAGAGAAATGCAGAACCTGGTTCTAGCTCAAACACCCCTGCACCTTCTATGTCCGCAGGAGTGGTTGGTGACCGAAGGATATCTTTAGGATCTGGATATGGGTCTGCTGGCCTTGCTGCTCAGTTGGAACAAGGATATCATCAGGCTAGGGAGGCTGTTCGAGCCAACAATGGCATCAAAATTCTGTTGCATCTTCTGAACCCTCGGATGATTACACCTGCGGCTGCTCTTGACTGCATCAGAGCTTTAGCATGTCGTGTATTGCTTGGTTTAGCAAGAGATGAATCAATTGCACACATATTAACAAATCTGCAG GTTGGTAAGAAGCTTTCAGAACTTATTCGAGATTTGAGCAGCCAAGTATCCGGAACTGGACAATCAAGGTGGCAGTCTGAGTTGATTCAAGTTTCTGTTGAGTTGATTGCA ATTGTAACAAATTCTGGGCGTGCAAGCACCTTGGCAGCCACTGATGCTGCTGCTCCTACACTCAGGCGCTTTGAAAGAGCAGCAATAGCTGCAGCAACTCCTATAACTTATCACTCCAG AGAGCTGTTATTGCTGATACATGAGCATCTACTGGCATCTGGTTTAACTGCTACGGCTGCCTTGCTACAGAAGGAAGCTGACTTGACACCTTTGCCATCATTAGGAGCACCAGCACCACCATTACATCAAACAAATATCCAGGAAACTATGTCTGTGCAATTTCTGTGGCCATCTGGTCGTGCACCTGGTGGATTCCTAGTTGATTTCACAAAGATAGCTTCTCAAGATGATGAAAGTTGTTTAAAGTCCAATTTAGCTTTTAGTTCTTTGAAAAGGAAACAATCCAGGTATGCTTCCAAGTCCTCCCATGGGAAAGGCCAACTTTCATCACATGCATCATCCAATGCTAGAGCATCTAGTCTTTCAAAAGCAACTGCACTTTGCAGTGGAGCAGAAACACCATCTGTATCATTTCCCAAAGCTACTTCAGAAACAGAAGTGCCACTTAGAACACCAATTTGTTTACCAATGAAAAGGAAACATTTGGAGTTGAAGAACTCTTCAGATGCAACACCAGCTAAACGTCTTGCAATAATGGACCCATCTTCTCAATCTCCATTATTTCAGACACCATATTCTTGTAGGAAGAATTTTCTGCCAATGGACACTGGAAGCTTGTCCCCCTTTGTATATCAGAGTCCAGGAGAACCATTCAGCAGAACATCATTCAACAACATTATTGGAGATACACCAGATGACATTCGATGTCAGATCACACCTGGAATGCCATTGACATCTATTCCTCAACCTGGCCTGCTTGGTAACTCACAATTAGGAAACACTGAAAGGATGACACTTGACTCATTGGTGGTGCAATATTTGAAGCATCAACATCGACAGTGCCCAGCTCCTATTACCACTTTGCCTCCACTTCCTCTTTTGCAACCACACATTTGCCCAGAACCTAGCCATAGCTTGCGTGCACCTGCAAATGTAACAGCACGTGTTAGTAATCGAGAGTTCAGGAAGCAATATGGTGGGGTTTATGCTCATCGTAATGACCGTCAATATATATACAGCAGATACAGGCATTGTCGCACTTGCCGTGATGAAACTACACTTCTAACATCTCTTACTTTCCTTGGGGACTCTTCACGTATTGCAACAGGGAGCCATTCTGGTGAATTAAAGATATTTGATTCAAACAGTGGCAATTTATTAGAGAGTCAGACCTGCCACCAGAGTTCTATTACACTGCTTCAATCAGCCTTGTCTGGTGGAAACCACTTggttctctcttcttcctttcatGATGTCAAGCTGTGGGATGCTTCGTCCATATTAGGAGATCCTTTGCATACATTTGCAAGTTGCAAAGCTGCTCGCTTTAGTCATTTAGGTACCAGCTTTGCAGCCTTATCATCAGAAGCATCGCGCCGAGAGGTTTTTCTATATGATGTGCAAACTTTCACACAAGAGTTGAAACTTTCTGATAACCGAAGTTTCCAGTCAGGCACAGTTCGAGGGCATGCCCAATCACTTATACACTTTAGCCCGATGGATACAATGTTACTATGGAATGGAACTTTGTGGGATAGGAGAACTTCACATGCAATTCATCGGTTTGAACAGTTTACTGATTATGGTGGAGGTGGATTTCATCCTGCTGGAAATGAG GTTATCATAAATTCAGAGGTGTGGGATCTCCGGAAGTTCAAGCTTCTGAGAACAGTACCGTCATTGGACCAGACGGTGATTACTTTTAATGGTGGTGGGGATGTCATTTATGCAATCCTGAGGCGCAACGTGGAAGAGATTACTTCAGCCATCAACGCACGTCGCGTTCGGCACCCACTGTTTCCTGCCTTCCGCACCATTGACGCTGTGAATTACTTAGACATTGCTACTGTCCAGGTTGACCGATGCGTCCTAGACTTTGCCACCGATCCTACAGACTCTTTTGTTGGTGTCATTGCCATGGATGACCATGAAGAGATGTTCTCATCTGCTAGGGTCTACGAGGTTGGAAGGAAGCGTGCCACCGATGATGATTCAGACCCGGATGATGGTGGTGAGTCAgacgaggatgaagatgaaaacGAGGAATCGGATGATGTGGATATAGATTCAATCTTTGAGGCTGATTTGGCCGGTGAAGGTGACTCCTCAGATGATCTGAGTAATGAGGATGATGAAGATGGTGATAGTGCGGATGATCTCGACGAAGATGGTGATGTCAACTACGATGATCTTGATGATTTTGAGGCGGCTCAAGGAATGCTTGAGATCATGGCCGTGGGGGATGAGGATGCAGACGTGGATGACGACAGTGAGGTTCTTGAGTCCCTCAGTAGCTATGAGGAAGGGGATTTTGCCTGA